In Zobellia roscoffensis, the following are encoded in one genomic region:
- a CDS encoding collagen-like protein, with the protein MKTTMKFFSYGILILTLLFASCTEEGDIGPIGPEGPQGIAGIDGADGMDGSDGMDGTDAPDGSNEAVITNSTETVVPGSMSTLHRDIDGVTAYFKTTDLIPNNAYTLWFVIFGETPGPPVSTFAAGHVAGETGTEIFAAFKSIDADFDNPMTGEIHLALRTHGPVQSGMILDQIQTMDGGCTSGFDSGPGTHPDSDEVGYCANVQVAKYSIE; encoded by the coding sequence ATGAAAACTACAATGAAATTTTTTAGCTACGGAATTCTAATTTTAACTTTATTATTTGCTTCTTGTACGGAAGAAGGAGATATTGGCCCAATTGGTCCTGAAGGTCCTCAAGGTATCGCTGGAATTGATGGAGCCGATGGAATGGACGGATCTGACGGTATGGATGGTACTGATGCCCCAGATGGCTCAAATGAAGCAGTTATAACCAATTCTACAGAAACAGTAGTGCCAGGGTCTATGTCAACACTTCACCGTGATATTGATGGTGTTACTGCATATTTCAAAACCACTGATCTAATCCCGAATAATGCCTATACCTTATGGTTTGTAATCTTTGGTGAAACTCCAGGTCCGCCAGTTTCTACATTTGCGGCAGGTCATGTCGCCGGAGAAACCGGAACCGAAATTTTTGCCGCTTTTAAAAGTATCGATGCTGATTTTGATAACCCTATGACAGGTGAGATTCATTTAGCATTACGTACCCATGGCCCAGTTCAATCAGGAATGATACTAGACCAGATACAAACTATGGATGGTGGGTGTACTTCTGGTTTTGATTCTGGACCAGGTACTCATCCAGACTCTGATGAAGTTGGGTATTGTGCGAATGTACAAGTTGCTAAGTATAGTATTGAATGA
- a CDS encoding ATP-binding protein: MFISNKSNLKNILCSLLLFWGSVLSSAFRSTVKSSSLAIHFSLYKLLGLFLVFFIQLSIQAQTRVEIPASSSWSMTLIDELEVMSDEQHQWSAESLFANSDDLFEPNSADAKPVLHNYWAKFNLANTTKSEKWLSFASNYWDYVTLYFRDSTGNVTVIPFGILSNPNNHKFLILPQTEYVVLVNFESGGQFRREDNINLVIKSTIAALESKTFTNYLDGISFGIMFGFALYNLFLFISLRDRTYFWYSLYILFLAFSFATLFTAEPSKWVQFFTPNNPSFPFFLKKVSEPILAISYINFVRNFLLIKDRHPIWDRGLKVFMVLIFLQFLANVTGIYHFTGITRVMIWNLATLCCVILAFKCYFQGYAKARFLIVGQFFILIGVVITATHYAGFDLLNFLPKTDFFNYFRSPSSYFAFGAVESIVFSFALADKYNMMHKESVKVKIEKEKEKSEVFRLQELDNFKSRFYSNITHEFRTPLTVILGMADALESELQTKMNPPIKNAVKMIHRNGSNLLSLVNEMLDLSKLESGRMETSLVQINVIPFIKYLGESFHSFAQEDDIHFTVYSEIDELMMDIDSQKLATIISNLLSNAIKFTPPLGKIILHIQNDADMNLVIKVTDTGIGIAEQELSHVFDRFYQADTAHTRKGEGSGIGLSLTKELVQLFGGQISVISTPNEGSVFKVELPITQNAPKTTIESLKLSHESVTERVDSENSQKADTKDEDLPLVLVIEDNKDVAYYLKQCLKDQYKTMHAINGIEGLEMAFEHIPDIIISDVMMPGKDGYEVCSMLKEDQRTDHIPIVLLTAKVTTKDRVIGLTHGADAYLTKPFIKEELFARLEQLLFLRKKLINKFQLGQVSKIMAKQPINAETKFITKVIELIHKDIDNSTFGVSELSTKLGLSESQVYRKLKAITGKSTAVFIRTIRLESAREQLQTTDKTVSEVAYAVGFNDPSWFSRAFKEEYGFVPSSICK; the protein is encoded by the coding sequence ATGTTCATATCCAATAAGTCCAACCTTAAAAATATACTTTGCAGCTTGCTTTTGTTTTGGGGCAGTGTTCTTTCAAGCGCCTTTAGGTCAACTGTTAAATCAAGTTCTTTAGCTATTCATTTCTCATTATATAAGTTGCTGGGACTTTTCCTTGTATTCTTTATACAATTGAGTATCCAGGCTCAAACACGGGTAGAAATCCCTGCAAGTTCTAGTTGGAGTATGACATTGATTGATGAATTGGAAGTCATGAGTGATGAACAACATCAATGGTCAGCAGAATCATTATTTGCTAATTCAGATGATTTGTTTGAACCTAATTCTGCAGATGCAAAACCCGTGTTACATAACTATTGGGCCAAATTTAATTTGGCTAATACAACTAAAAGCGAAAAATGGTTGAGTTTCGCATCTAATTACTGGGATTATGTAACGCTTTATTTTCGTGATTCGACCGGGAACGTAACAGTCATTCCTTTTGGAATATTGAGTAACCCTAATAATCACAAGTTTCTTATCCTCCCACAAACGGAGTATGTTGTACTCGTCAATTTTGAGTCAGGGGGTCAGTTCCGAAGGGAGGACAACATAAACCTTGTTATCAAGTCAACAATAGCTGCGTTGGAAAGTAAAACATTTACCAACTACTTAGATGGTATTTCCTTTGGTATCATGTTTGGCTTTGCGTTGTATAACCTATTTTTATTTATTTCTCTGCGGGATAGGACCTATTTTTGGTATTCATTATATATCCTTTTTCTGGCTTTTAGCTTTGCTACATTATTTACTGCAGAGCCATCGAAATGGGTGCAATTTTTCACTCCTAACAACCCGTCATTTCCATTTTTTTTAAAGAAGGTTTCAGAACCGATACTAGCGATATCATATATCAATTTCGTTAGAAATTTTCTATTGATAAAGGACAGGCATCCGATTTGGGATAGGGGGTTAAAGGTTTTCATGGTCTTAATCTTTCTTCAATTTTTGGCCAATGTAACTGGCATATATCACTTTACCGGTATAACCCGTGTTATGATATGGAATTTGGCCACATTATGTTGTGTAATATTAGCCTTCAAATGCTATTTTCAAGGGTATGCCAAAGCCAGGTTTCTTATTGTCGGTCAATTTTTTATTCTAATAGGGGTCGTTATCACAGCTACACACTACGCTGGGTTCGATTTGCTTAACTTTTTACCTAAAACAGATTTTTTTAATTATTTCAGATCTCCATCTAGTTACTTTGCCTTTGGTGCAGTAGAATCTATCGTTTTCTCTTTTGCCCTGGCGGATAAGTATAATATGATGCACAAGGAATCCGTGAAGGTGAAAATCGAAAAGGAAAAAGAAAAGTCTGAAGTATTTCGATTGCAAGAATTAGACAATTTTAAAAGTCGCTTCTACTCCAATATTACTCATGAATTTAGAACACCGCTCACGGTTATTCTTGGAATGGCAGATGCATTGGAAAGTGAATTACAGACCAAAATGAATCCACCCATAAAAAATGCAGTGAAAATGATTCATAGAAATGGCAGCAATCTTCTGTCGTTGGTAAATGAAATGCTGGATCTCTCCAAACTTGAGAGTGGTCGTATGGAAACGAGTCTAGTGCAAATAAATGTAATACCTTTCATTAAATATTTAGGCGAGAGTTTTCATTCATTCGCTCAAGAAGATGACATCCATTTTACGGTATATTCAGAAATTGATGAATTAATGATGGATATAGATTCTCAGAAATTGGCTACCATAATCTCCAACCTGCTTTCGAATGCGATAAAGTTTACTCCTCCTTTGGGAAAAATCATTCTTCATATCCAGAATGATGCCGATATGAATTTGGTCATAAAAGTTACCGATACGGGCATAGGCATAGCAGAACAAGAATTGTCACATGTTTTTGATCGTTTTTATCAAGCAGATACAGCTCACACAAGAAAGGGAGAAGGATCCGGTATTGGCCTTTCTTTGACCAAAGAATTGGTTCAACTGTTTGGAGGGCAAATTTCAGTTATAAGCACACCGAACGAAGGCAGTGTTTTTAAAGTAGAATTACCTATAACACAAAATGCTCCAAAAACTACTATTGAGTCCTTAAAGCTGAGTCATGAGTCAGTAACGGAGAGAGTTGATTCAGAAAATAGTCAAAAAGCAGATACTAAGGATGAGGATTTACCGCTAGTACTAGTTATAGAAGATAATAAAGACGTTGCCTATTACTTAAAACAATGCTTAAAGGACCAATATAAGACGATGCATGCCATCAATGGTATTGAAGGTTTAGAAATGGCATTTGAACACATTCCGGATATTATTATTTCTGATGTAATGATGCCGGGTAAAGATGGTTACGAGGTGTGCAGCATGTTAAAAGAGGATCAGCGTACCGATCATATCCCTATTGTTTTATTAACGGCCAAAGTAACTACAAAAGATCGAGTTATAGGACTTACTCACGGAGCGGATGCATATTTAACCAAGCCTTTTATAAAAGAAGAACTATTTGCGCGATTGGAGCAACTACTTTTTCTACGGAAGAAATTAATAAACAAGTTCCAGTTAGGCCAAGTATCTAAAATAATGGCAAAACAGCCTATAAATGCTGAAACCAAATTCATTACCAAAGTCATAGAACTTATACATAAAGATATAGATAACTCTACCTTTGGCGTCTCTGAACTCAGTACAAAATTAGGCTTAAGTGAATCGCAGGTATATCGTAAATTAAAAGCAATTACAGGAAAGTCAACAGCTGTTTTTATTCGCACTATTCGCTTAGAATCAGCAAGAGAGCAGCTACAAACCACCGACAAAACGGTTTCAGAAGTTGCTTATGCCGTAGGATTTAATGATCCATCATGGTTCAGCAGAGCTTTTAAAGAGGAATATGGCTTTGTACCAAGCAGTATTTGTAAATAG
- a CDS encoding ribonucleoside-diphosphate reductase subunit alpha gives MNELNTTTTQIKETISEQDQLVNARKEALKNTKKEPNGGFKWLTDHSLNFLNSGYLTKGVTAEERIREIADRAEQLLDMPGFSDKFFGYMSEGYFSLASPVWSNFGKERGLPISCFGSHIDDDMGNILYTQSEVGMMSKMGGGTSGYFGKIRHRGAEVKNNGQASGAVHIMQLFESMVDVVSQGSVRRGRFSPYLPIEHPDIMEFLEIGTEGNPIQELTHGVTVTDKWMQEMIDGDTAKRSIWAKVLQRRGEMGYPYIFFTDNANNGASNVYKEKDLPIYASNLCTEIMLPSNDDWSFVCVLSSVNVLHYDKWKDTDAVETMVYFLDAVITEFIEKLERYRDSDSREDRQTFLFMERAYNFAKDNRALGLGVLGWHSLLQSKRLPFNSQEAFNLNSEIFKGIKEKSYKASEELAAKFGEPAVLKGYGRRNATLNAVAPTTSSAFILGQVSQGIEPIWSNIYVKDIAKVKTTIKNPFLLELLEEKGKNTTEVWHSIRERDGSVQHLEFLTELEKDVFQTYSEIDQMDIIYQAANRQNHIDQGQSVNIIVHPDMPVKEINKIHVTAWKLGLKSLYYQHSMNAAQKFKQKKDCASCEA, from the coding sequence ATGAACGAATTAAACACTACCACCACACAAATTAAAGAAACAATTTCAGAGCAAGACCAACTTGTAAATGCAAGAAAAGAAGCTCTTAAAAACACAAAGAAAGAACCGAACGGCGGTTTTAAGTGGCTTACCGACCACAGTCTTAACTTTTTAAATTCAGGATATTTAACCAAAGGCGTAACTGCAGAAGAACGTATTCGTGAAATTGCGGATAGAGCAGAGCAATTATTGGATATGCCTGGTTTTTCCGATAAGTTTTTCGGTTACATGTCAGAAGGGTATTTCTCTTTGGCATCTCCGGTATGGTCAAACTTTGGAAAAGAAAGAGGATTGCCGATCAGTTGTTTCGGGTCGCATATAGATGATGATATGGGTAATATTTTATACACCCAATCAGAAGTTGGTATGATGTCTAAAATGGGTGGAGGTACGTCTGGCTATTTTGGAAAAATTAGACATCGTGGTGCTGAGGTTAAAAATAATGGTCAAGCTTCAGGCGCTGTACATATTATGCAGCTTTTTGAATCTATGGTAGATGTTGTTAGCCAAGGTTCTGTTCGTCGTGGTCGTTTCTCTCCTTATTTGCCTATTGAGCATCCAGACATTATGGAGTTCTTAGAAATTGGTACGGAAGGAAATCCTATTCAGGAGTTGACCCATGGGGTGACAGTAACTGATAAATGGATGCAGGAAATGATTGATGGTGATACCGCAAAACGTTCCATTTGGGCAAAAGTATTGCAGCGTAGGGGAGAGATGGGCTATCCATATATATTCTTTACGGATAATGCCAATAACGGCGCATCAAACGTATATAAAGAAAAGGATTTGCCTATATATGCAAGTAACCTTTGTACGGAGATAATGTTGCCATCAAATGATGATTGGTCGTTTGTATGTGTTTTGTCCTCAGTAAATGTTTTGCATTACGATAAGTGGAAAGATACGGATGCCGTTGAAACCATGGTATATTTCTTAGATGCCGTTATTACAGAGTTTATTGAAAAATTAGAAAGGTACCGTGATTCTGATTCTCGCGAAGACAGACAGACTTTCCTTTTTATGGAACGCGCCTATAATTTTGCAAAAGACAACCGGGCTCTTGGTTTAGGTGTTTTAGGATGGCATTCATTATTACAATCCAAAAGATTGCCTTTTAATAGCCAAGAAGCATTTAATCTAAATAGTGAAATATTTAAAGGAATAAAAGAGAAATCATACAAAGCCTCCGAAGAATTGGCAGCTAAGTTTGGCGAACCAGCAGTTCTTAAAGGATATGGTAGACGTAATGCAACTTTAAATGCAGTAGCGCCAACAACATCTTCTGCTTTTATTTTAGGACAGGTATCACAAGGTATTGAGCCAATTTGGTCAAATATTTACGTTAAGGATATTGCCAAGGTTAAAACGACCATTAAAAATCCTTTTTTATTGGAATTATTAGAAGAAAAAGGAAAGAATACAACAGAGGTGTGGCACAGCATTCGTGAGCGCGATGGTTCTGTACAGCATTTGGAGTTCTTAACGGAACTTGAAAAAGATGTATTTCAAACCTATTCTGAAATAGACCAGATGGATATTATCTATCAAGCGGCAAACCGTCAAAACCATATTGATCAAGGTCAATCTGTAAATATAATAGTGCATCCAGATATGCCGGTAAAAGAGATTAACAAGATTCACGTAACCGCATGGAAACTAGGGTTAAAATCTCTCTACTATCAACATAGCATGAATGCGGCACAAAAGTTCAAGCAGAAAAAAGATTGTGCTAGTTGCGAGGCGTAA
- a CDS encoding ribonucleotide-diphosphate reductase subunit beta, translated as MQITHLIKRDFTKKPFQLYKITEAIMKAMTAASHGGPNDAERIANNVHASLLERSALDENYVPTVEEVQDFVENQLMEGGFFDVAKGYILYRNEQAQKRKSNIFEKRINLKPYEYPQLYEYVPAIRHSYWIHSEFNFTSDIQDFKAGLEESERNALKNAMLAISQIEVAVKSFWGDIYHKMPKPEIGSVGATFAESEVRHADAYSHLLEILGLNAEFKNLKKKPVMMKRVQYLETALKNAKSVDNKEYAESILLFSLFIEHVSLFSQFLIIMAFNKHKNMFKGISNVVEATSKEEQIHGDFGIDVIKIIKDENPDWFDAEYHTMIQDMCHEAFIAESEIVDWIFEKGELDFLPKIVINEFIKNRFNNSLSSIGIDKIFDVDDKLLTETEWFDDEIIGTKHGDFFVKRSINYSKRTQSITSDDLF; from the coding sequence ATGCAAATTACACATCTCATAAAGAGAGATTTCACTAAGAAACCGTTTCAGTTATACAAAATAACCGAAGCAATAATGAAAGCCATGACGGCAGCGTCACATGGAGGTCCTAACGATGCAGAACGTATTGCAAACAACGTTCATGCTTCATTATTGGAAAGAAGTGCACTAGACGAAAATTATGTACCTACCGTGGAGGAAGTGCAGGATTTTGTTGAAAATCAGCTAATGGAAGGTGGCTTTTTTGATGTTGCCAAAGGATACATCTTGTATCGTAATGAACAGGCTCAAAAAAGAAAATCGAATATATTTGAGAAGCGTATTAATTTAAAACCATACGAATATCCTCAATTGTATGAATACGTGCCTGCCATTCGTCATTCCTATTGGATACATTCTGAGTTTAATTTCACTAGTGATATTCAGGATTTTAAAGCAGGTCTAGAAGAGTCGGAAAGAAATGCCCTCAAAAATGCAATGTTGGCTATTTCTCAGATTGAAGTTGCTGTAAAAAGCTTCTGGGGAGATATCTATCATAAAATGCCCAAGCCGGAAATCGGTTCTGTAGGAGCTACTTTTGCAGAAAGTGAAGTACGTCATGCCGATGCCTACTCGCATTTACTTGAAATTTTAGGACTTAACGCAGAGTTCAAAAATTTGAAGAAAAAGCCGGTGATGATGAAGCGTGTACAATACCTTGAAACGGCGCTTAAGAATGCAAAAAGTGTAGACAATAAGGAATATGCCGAATCAATTTTGTTGTTTTCTTTATTCATTGAGCACGTTTCCCTTTTCTCTCAATTTTTGATAATAATGGCTTTCAACAAGCACAAAAATATGTTTAAGGGCATTTCAAACGTGGTTGAAGCTACCTCCAAGGAGGAACAGATTCACGGGGATTTTGGCATTGATGTTATTAAAATTATCAAGGATGAAAATCCGGATTGGTTTGATGCGGAATACCATACCATGATACAGGATATGTGCCATGAAGCATTCATTGCCGAAAGTGAAATAGTAGATTGGATTTTTGAGAAAGGAGAACTAGACTTCTTACCAAAAATAGTAATAAATGAATTTATTAAAAACCGATTCAATAATTCTCTGAGTAGTATTGGAATAGACAAAATTTTTGATGTCGATGACAAACTATTGACAGAAACAGAATGGTTTGATGATGAAATTATAGGTACCAAACATGGCGATTTCTTTGTAAAGCGCTCTATCAATTATAGTAAACGAACCCAAAGTATAACCAGTGACGATCTTTTTTAA
- a CDS encoding universal stress protein, with product MSKKLLLPTDFSKNSLNAIQYAIRLYANTDCDFYILNTYAKNTSGLDSLTLLDPDDAFNKLSEKRSKEGLGNILTRLTFKKDNPKHRFHVLSRSTLFLDAVKDIIENMQIDMLIMGAKGIANTQTGSYGKTTISTIENIRKCPVLIVPKKATFGDSKEIVFATNFKTDFNLFDIQHIADIAKISNSSIQILGLKENDTLDAQQEKNKSILETYFKNIDLHFNMIHDTKMNIALQCFVQIKASAMISYVNKKQTFWESMGFGKCTLEKLGYFDDIPILAINDRLKYSENSTLFNTKDEIWDEVSPLYESQPESNAS from the coding sequence ATGAGTAAGAAGCTATTATTGCCGACAGATTTTTCAAAGAATTCGTTGAATGCTATTCAATATGCTATCAGACTCTATGCAAATACGGATTGTGATTTTTATATCCTTAACACCTATGCCAAAAACACTAGTGGCTTAGATAGTCTTACGCTTTTGGATCCAGATGATGCATTCAACAAACTATCTGAAAAGCGTTCAAAAGAAGGTCTTGGCAATATTCTTACCCGTTTAACTTTCAAAAAAGACAATCCTAAACATCGTTTTCATGTTCTTTCGCGATCCACGCTCTTTTTAGATGCCGTAAAAGATATCATTGAAAATATGCAAATTGATATGCTCATAATGGGTGCAAAAGGAATAGCCAATACACAAACAGGAAGCTACGGTAAGACCACCATTTCCACAATTGAAAATATTAGAAAATGCCCAGTTCTAATTGTGCCAAAAAAAGCGACTTTTGGGGATTCAAAAGAAATTGTTTTTGCTACGAACTTTAAAACGGACTTTAATCTTTTTGATATACAGCACATAGCGGATATTGCAAAAATCAGCAACTCTAGTATTCAAATATTAGGTTTAAAAGAGAATGATACGCTAGATGCTCAACAAGAAAAAAACAAATCAATACTAGAGACTTATTTTAAAAACATTGACCTTCATTTTAATATGATTCATGACACCAAAATGAACATTGCATTACAATGCTTTGTACAAATTAAAGCCAGTGCCATGATTAGCTACGTGAACAAGAAACAGACTTTCTGGGAAAGTATGGGTTTTGGAAAATGTACTTTAGAAAAGTTGGGTTATTTTGATGACATACCTATTCTTGCTATAAATGATAGATTGAAATATTCAGAAAATAGTACTTTATTCAACACCAAAGACGAAATTTGGGATGAAGTTTCTCCCTTATACGAAAGCCAACCTGAATCTAACGCCTCTTAG
- a CDS encoding mechanosensitive ion channel family protein, with product MKQGIHQILYDYLLKTGMNEDLASYLNLLIVFVTALILAWFLDLIIWKVLRSLSLKVARKSETNFDNFLVVNRVPRYLAHIIPLTVLFKFIPFAFFHFEYAGNIALKMLQIVFVILTLYIVKSLFKSTNDYLKTKPRFRDKPMDSYIQVFMIFAWFVGILTIFAIITDVLIWKFFTALGAGSAVILLIFKDSILGLVASIQVSINDMVRIGDWITFEKYGADGNVSEITLATVKVQNFDKTITTIPTYALISDSFKNWRGMEVSGGRRIKRALIISQKSIRFLTDDDIKSFEKIELIQPYLTNRSEQINSYNESNQVNKELPINGRNLTNIGVFRKYVNDYLQNHSAINKGMTLMVRQLEPTSQGIPMEIYAFSSDKRWENYEYIMADIFDHLLAALPYFDLEVFELPVSFNPVPTE from the coding sequence ATGAAACAGGGCATACACCAAATACTTTACGATTATCTACTAAAAACAGGAATGAACGAGGACCTTGCCTCATACCTGAACCTATTAATTGTTTTTGTAACTGCATTAATTTTAGCCTGGTTTTTAGATTTAATTATTTGGAAAGTTCTACGTTCCTTATCTCTAAAAGTAGCTAGGAAATCCGAAACTAATTTTGATAATTTTTTAGTTGTTAATAGGGTTCCACGCTATTTAGCCCATATCATTCCGTTGACGGTATTATTTAAGTTCATTCCTTTTGCCTTTTTCCATTTTGAATACGCCGGCAATATTGCACTCAAAATGCTCCAAATAGTATTTGTAATATTGACGCTCTATATTGTCAAAAGCCTTTTTAAGAGTACAAATGACTATTTAAAAACCAAACCAAGGTTTCGTGATAAACCCATGGACAGCTACATTCAGGTGTTCATGATTTTTGCGTGGTTTGTTGGCATCCTCACCATATTTGCTATTATTACCGATGTACTTATCTGGAAATTCTTTACCGCTCTTGGAGCCGGTTCCGCCGTAATCCTTCTCATATTCAAAGATTCTATTCTGGGCCTTGTAGCCAGCATCCAGGTTAGCATTAACGATATGGTGCGTATTGGCGATTGGATAACCTTTGAAAAATACGGTGCGGACGGAAATGTTAGTGAAATTACACTGGCCACCGTAAAAGTCCAGAATTTTGATAAAACCATTACTACAATACCCACTTATGCCCTAATTTCTGATTCTTTTAAAAATTGGAGAGGTATGGAAGTTTCAGGGGGAAGACGTATTAAACGTGCATTGATTATCAGCCAAAAAAGTATTCGCTTCCTAACGGATGATGATATAAAATCTTTTGAAAAAATTGAACTTATACAACCCTACCTCACCAATAGAAGCGAGCAGATAAATTCTTATAATGAATCAAACCAGGTAAACAAAGAACTCCCCATTAACGGAAGAAACCTGACTAACATTGGCGTATTCCGTAAATACGTTAATGATTACCTACAAAACCATTCTGCCATAAACAAGGGAATGACTTTAATGGTGCGGCAATTAGAACCTACATCACAAGGTATTCCAATGGAAATTTATGCTTTTAGCTCAGACAAACGTTGGGAAAATTATGAATACATAATGGCGGACATTTTTGACCATCTTTTGGCTGCATTGCCTTATTTTGATCTAGAAGTGTTTGAGCTTCCTGTTTCTTTCAACCCCGTACCCACGGAATAA
- a CDS encoding aspartate/glutamate racemase family protein produces the protein MMTNKTIGIVGGVGSYAGIDLIKKVYDLTEAKSDQEHLPVSMLSVPHKIIDRTKYLMGETDINPGIAISEIIASLIASGSSIIGIPCNTAHARPILSLIEKSIPESCVLVNLIEEVGLHISTKHPEITKVGVLGTTGTILAKVYPEVLAKYNIEVIQPSEDIQDLFVHPSIYDTSYGIKAFSNPVNEKAKENLSMAATYLSRKGAQAVILGCTEIPLAIQYEKIEDSLIIDATTVLASALIRESRKMEETLVG, from the coding sequence ATGATGACAAATAAAACAATAGGCATAGTTGGTGGAGTAGGTAGCTATGCGGGTATCGATTTAATAAAAAAAGTGTACGACCTTACCGAAGCAAAATCAGACCAAGAGCATCTGCCGGTTTCGATGTTATCAGTACCTCATAAAATTATAGACCGTACCAAGTATCTAATGGGCGAGACGGATATTAACCCGGGTATTGCCATATCGGAAATTATAGCGTCGTTAATAGCTAGCGGTTCTAGCATTATTGGTATTCCGTGTAATACGGCACATGCAAGACCTATTTTAAGTTTAATAGAGAAAAGTATTCCGGAATCTTGTGTTCTGGTAAACTTGATCGAAGAAGTAGGTTTACATATATCTACTAAGCATCCAGAGATTACGAAGGTGGGTGTTTTGGGTACTACAGGTACAATTTTAGCAAAAGTATATCCAGAGGTATTGGCAAAATATAATATTGAAGTAATTCAGCCATCCGAGGATATTCAAGATCTATTTGTGCATCCTTCTATTTATGACACAAGTTATGGAATTAAGGCGTTTTCTAATCCCGTAAATGAAAAAGCCAAAGAAAACCTGAGTATGGCAGCCACGTATTTGTCAAGAAAAGGCGCACAAGCCGTAATTCTGGGTTGCACCGAAATACCACTTGCTATCCAATATGAAAAGATAGAAGACAGTTTGATTATTGATGCTACGACAGTTTTGGCTAGTGCTTTAATACGGGAGTCCAGAAAAATGGAAGAGACCCTTGTGGGGTAA
- a CDS encoding DsbA family oxidoreductase, translating into MAEKIKLDIVSDVVCPWCTIGYKRLQKAITELGVEDKIEVEWQPFELNPHMPAEGEDLVEHIANKYGSTLEQQKDSQQRMIDAGEELGFTFDYFEGMRMANTRDAHILLDFAKEKGKQTELKMRLVTAFFSERKDVSDRDVLAEALKAVGLDVEKGMARLDNDSFRYEVTSKEQYWQGLGVSSVPTFVFDKKSALTGAQPVDVFKQVLTEMLQEA; encoded by the coding sequence ATGGCAGAAAAAATAAAATTAGATATAGTTTCCGATGTAGTATGCCCTTGGTGTACTATTGGATACAAGCGCTTACAAAAAGCAATTACCGAGCTCGGTGTTGAAGATAAAATTGAAGTAGAGTGGCAACCTTTTGAATTGAATCCTCATATGCCTGCAGAGGGTGAGGATTTGGTAGAGCATATTGCAAACAAATATGGTTCAACCCTAGAGCAGCAAAAAGATTCTCAGCAACGTATGATAGATGCCGGTGAAGAATTGGGTTTTACTTTCGATTATTTTGAAGGCATGCGAATGGCAAATACAAGAGATGCCCATATTCTGCTTGATTTTGCAAAGGAAAAAGGAAAACAGACCGAACTAAAAATGCGTTTGGTAACCGCTTTTTTCAGTGAAAGAAAAGATGTGTCCGATAGGGATGTCTTAGCGGAAGCTTTAAAAGCTGTTGGTTTGGATGTAGAAAAAGGAATGGCAAGGCTAGACAATGACAGCTTTAGGTATGAAGTAACTTCTAAAGAGCAATATTGGCAGGGACTTGGAGTGTCTTCTGTGCCTACTTTTGTTTTTGACAAGAAGAGTGCATTAACAGGGGCGCAACCCGTAGATGTTTTTAAGCAAGTATTAACGGAAATGCTACAAGAAGCCTAA
- a CDS encoding EthD family reductase — protein sequence MIKVSVLYTNSETVEFNHEYYSNTHIPMVQSLVGSALKKVEVEKGLGGRVPGERAPFVTIANLYFDSIEEFQNSFGPHAEKFAADVPNYSNVDGIIQISELV from the coding sequence ATGATTAAAGTATCCGTACTGTATACAAATAGTGAAACTGTAGAGTTCAATCATGAATACTACTCCAATACCCATATACCAATGGTTCAATCTTTGGTGGGGAGTGCCCTGAAAAAGGTGGAAGTAGAAAAAGGACTGGGAGGTAGGGTGCCTGGTGAGCGTGCTCCTTTTGTTACTATTGCGAATCTATATTTTGATTCAATTGAAGAGTTTCAAAATTCTTTTGGTCCTCATGCAGAGAAGTTCGCGGCAGATGTACCAAATTATTCCAATGTTGATGGAATAATCCAGATTAGTGAATTGGTTTAA